Part of the Lasioglossum baleicum unplaced genomic scaffold, iyLasBale1 scaffold0025, whole genome shotgun sequence genome is shown below.
agttataagcctctaaaaaacagctaaattgtttcgtgtaaaaggtggtagtgcaagaacttggctggtgccaATCTAGATAATCTAAGACCCTATGTAAGTTATTTGCTGGAGGTGTGTGGAGGTTTTAACTTATCACtacatctttaaaatgtatgcgtcaaattttaCGTTCCCCTTCCATGTAACTGTTAACCggttaacattaacaattcagcactaaaaacgattgaacttacctccacaaactgtatccattatgtagtataaaaatcagtggcttccaatataacttatacactttgcacttatatttcgtacgtacgctcacgcgcgtgaaaaatgcctgtctaacgaaagcgaagtttcgactacgactgcaactcaggtaaaaaaatgcaagcattttcccgtttaccccactacggagtcactattagagtacccatcccaatgggtaaaaacgttctagctcataattcatttttggggttttggccacgtttccgggctttgggaccactgtgggaCGCggaaaaattatcaaacgttgaacggcccgcggctataaaaaaggttggtgcgcactgctgtaaagcacaagtgaaagcttttggattcgaagaattgcaagctcttattatcaccactggtccagcgaaacgtgagaattaagctgtccaacccaatattgcaccaacacagagtggaaccacgcgcaggatctcgttctgcaaccgtagcagagatggacgcgttcgaagaatacgcgatcatcctcaaagggtatttcgattcgtcggagaacgacctgataaagaaaaattggaatttattctgtgaggctctccgtctcactgctgagatggggccgaagcctccgcaaaaatataaacaattatcgtcccccctcaacggggcgcggtaaaattatcaaacgttgaccggttcgcgactataaaaattttggggagcactgctgtaaagcacaagtgaaagcttttggattcgacgaattgcaagctcgtattatcaccacaggtctagcgaaacctgagaattaagctgtacaatccaatattgcaccaacacagagtggaacccgcgcaggatatcgttctccaatcgaaacagagatggacgcgttcgaggaatacgcaaccatccacaaaggaggttatttcgattcgtcggagaacgacctgataaagaagaattggaatttattctgcgaggctctccgtctcactgctgagaagTAGGGtatataggcgggttctaaGCCACTTctcaattcaggcggttctgaggaactttccaattcacgggagagcggtaccgcagagcgttattgcacaagcatatatgaaacatgatactcctttggtattgcacaagcattacgtcatctaggccaagggcaaagctgctgattcattaggtaccgcccccttctttcttacgtcatctaggccaaggacagagctgctgagtcatcacttaagaggtggtaccgcagagcgctattgcacaagcatatatgaaacatgatacccctttggtattgcacaagcattacgtcatctaggccaaagGCAAAGCTGTTAATGCATTaggtaccgcccccttctttcttacgtcatctaggccaaggacagagctgctgagtcatcacttaaggggtggtaccgcagagcgctattgcgcaagcatatattacatcatattttttcgcggggggggggggggcaatccccctgaaagattatactcctttggtattgcacaagcattacgtcatctaggccaaggacagagctgctgagtcatacccccttctttcttacgtcatctaggtcaaGGGCAGACCTGCTGAttcatcacttaaggggtggtaccgcagagcgctattgcgcaagcatatattacatcatattttattgcatcatatgttttcgcggggagggggacaatctctcattgcacaagcattacctcatctaggccaagggcaaagctgctgagtcataccccccttctttcttacgtcatctaggccaagggcaaagctgctgagtcatacccccttctttcttacttcatctaggccaaggacagagctgctgagtcattaggtaccgcccccttctttcttacgtcatctagacatcacccttatctttaagggtagcaatgaataaataggacacgatggaatgtgaattgtagtctttgcaaacgttccatcgttgcaaacgtttgccgtgacaaaaaaagttatttaatattcatagttaAAAACGGTGCGAACGTTACATTGCAAAGTGCAATTAtattttgagaactggaaatttagcaaattaaagttgaaaagaatatttttgtcAACAACTgtgcggtagcaagatgattgaaacgtggaaaaaaatgttgaggtGTTTGACAAGCATGTCAATGCTGGTGAAAACTATGGACGAGTATCACGAATGGCATCGCTCATACATCGAGTCTCTGCAGtgctgcatcaattatctatccaGTGCAACGGATGAATTGTCGGGGAGCATGAAATCTAATTTAACATCAACTATGTGTCGTATGAAAACTTTGAACGTTTCATTGCATAAACGTATTTCCTCGCCACACACAGGTAGAGGTTTATATGATCGCGGCGGTGCGAGAGCCTCGACGCTCCGTTGGGAAAATGACGAGTCGGCCTTTAAAAATCGCATATCGACCGGCATCGTCATCAACGTCGAACATATTGAtcctaaacaatttttacaacatgCGAAACGAATGGTTACAGGACGcgttacagaatttttaaacgtgCATTCATCGCTGAAAGCTAGCGTGACGTTGGAGGCGGAATTCATGCTGCATACCAACGAGGTTTCCGTGAAAAGTTTCAGTTCGCGAAACGTTGCATTGTTTCGGACAAGCAATCTACGACAGTGGTATCAGAGAGACGTTGTGCCAACGATTTTGACATCGTTGGAAGAGTTTCAAGAgcgagacagcgggtgggcACTGTCGAAGATACTGCATTTGATTGTGAACTTTAGCAAATACCAGCCATTGCAAGCCGGCTGCGCCACTGAAACCTACTTGCCTCGAACGATACAACTGAAAAGAGCGGTCGTGGACGTGAATAACAAGGATGAGGCATGCTTTTTTTGGGCGGTCGTGGTGGGTGTCTATCCGGCCAAGGCACATCCATCGCGTTCATCATCATATCCACACTACAAAACAGTGCTTCAAACCGAAGGTTTTCAATCACCCATGCTATTCAAAGACATTCGaaaatttgaacgaaaaaaCGATGTTTCCATAAACGTGTTCGAATGGGTGCGCAAGAAATGTGTAACACTTCATTTGACTGAGAAGAAACGGAGGAGACATGTCAATTTGCTGTTTATCCAGAATGCTGCAAAGACGCACGGCCATTTCGCATGTATACGAAATTTGTCAAGATTGGTTTCATCACAGCTTAGCAAGAAGAAAAATCATAAACATATTTGTGATCGGTAAGTTGCacgttttttgttttttaaaaattctttgaagCAAGAAAAGTTTTCTTCCCACAGGTCCCTGCAATATTTTCCTACGCCGGAGAGATTAAACATTCATACAATCGACTGTGAACGAATGAATGATTGTGCTCTGACGCTTCCAACGAGCGAAGATAAGTGGTTGCACTTTAAAAACTTTGTAAACAAAGAACAGGCACCGTTCATTATCTATGCTGACTTGGAGTGTCTGCTGCTGCCTGAGGAACAGGAAGGAGAAGACCGTGCGGCACGCGTACAGTATCAACAACACCACGCGTTTAGTATAGGATACTATATACATTGTCGCTACGATGAATCGCTGTGCGAGTATCAGGTTTATCGTGAGAAAGCGGGATGCGCTGCATGGTTTGCAAACAGGTTGTACGAGCTGAGTCAGAAATTACAGCCGATATTTGATAAAACGGTGTCAATGAATCCACTAACTGaagcagaaaaattaaattttcgtacGGCCACACATTGTCATGTCTGCGAGAAAACGTTTGAGGAAAACGATATACGAGTGCGTGATCATTGTCATTTCACGGGCGCGTATCGTGGTCCAGCTCATAACGGATGCAATTTAAGCTATCAATCTTCGTACGTGATACCAGTGGTTTTCCATAATTTATCAGGCTACGATGCACATTTCATcataaaagaattagcaaattcGTTTGAGGGACGGATAGACGTTACCATTGACGAAAGAGAAGTATATCTCATTCACGAAAAACGTTTCCATCGAGAGACAGTCGGGTGAAGAACGAAAGTATGTAAAGTTCTTGAAATTTCGCTTCATCGACTCATTCAAGTTCTTGAACTCGAGTCTGGACAAGCTGTCATCGTATTTggacaaaaataaattacgcaTCGTACGAGGCGAATTTACACATCTTTCTAACGATGATTTCAACCTGTTGACCAGAAAAGGCGTGTTTCCATACGATTATCTGGCATCATACgataaattaaatgatacatGTTTACCGCCGCGCGAAGCATTTTACAATCGGTTAAATGGTAGCGAGATATCCGACGTCGATTACATTCATGCAAATACTGTTTGGTCGCGTTTCACTATACAAACGCTAGGAGAGTACAGTGATTTATATCTAAAATTGGATGTATTGTTGTTGGcagatgttttcgaaaattttcgcgatgACTGTCTCGAGAATTATAAGCTTGATCCAGCACATTATTAcacgctccccggtttcgcgtGGGATGTGATGTTGAAAATGACGAAGATTGAATTGGAGTTGTTCACCGACGTCGATATGTTTTTGTTCGTGGAGCGAGGAATACGTGGTGGATTGAGCCAGTGTTCGAGTAAACCATCCACCTATTTAATGTATTTTGACGTGAATAATTTGTATGGTTGGGCTATGTCGCAACCTCTACCACACAGAGACTTTCGATGGGTGGAGGATattgataatttcaacgttGAATCCATTCCAATCGATAGCCCTGTAGGATACATTTTGGAGGTTGATTTAGAGTATCCACGCGAAATTCACGATGCTCACGCAGATCTTCCATTTTGTCCAAGTCACGATGCAGCAACCAGCTCGAGTCAAAGAAAGTTGCTGGCAACACTTCGCAATAAGGAgcgatacgttatacattatcgatacctccagcaaagtttaaaacataatctgaaattgaagaaaattcatcgaattcTAGAGTTTCAACAGTCGCGATGGTTGCACGAATATATTGACTTGAATACAAAATTACGCACCAACGCAACCaacgatttttcaaagaatttgttcaaattaatgaacaatgctgtgtttggaaaaacgatggagaacgttcgaaatcatgcgatcgtgaaattactttctcgatggAATGGTAGACACGGAGTTGAACGATTGATagctagaccaaattttcacagtTATACAGTGTTTTCTAAAGACTTCGTCGCAATTCAGATGAAAAAGTTAagtgttaattattaattaatataaaaaaactttactCACCATATCTAATGGTACATCAATTGTTGCGAATTCATTCCATTCATCAATGTTACGTCTAATTGCGTACTGCCAACCGCGTATAAACGCCGTTCGCTCCTCTTCGGTATTAAATATCTGTAATAATatatttgttaataaaaaatcttttaataaaatattatttgtttctttatacTTACAACCAACTCCAAATATCCGCTTACTGATACCTCTGATTCAATgatcaaataaaacattttgatGAACTGTGCTTAGACATCATCAACACCCCTTGTTTTATACATGTACCCCCTCCGGAAAAGATGCAATGAAATCTCATGAGATTAGAAAAGACGTTTCGTTGCAGTAGATAATGAAATCTGAACTAGCGAAATTCAATCGGTGCTAATCGAGAGAACTGATGTGTCCAGATGTTTCGGCTTGGCAActccaaaccgttaaagaatGTCACTACTGCAGCTTGCTAGATTAGAAAAGTCTCATAAGGGAAAGATAAATTTCCTCTAACTTTACAACTCGACATCAACCATGAAAGGATGTTGTTACAGATTATGAAACGCTCCTCTTACAATGATATGGATAAGAACCGTGAAACATCTGTACACAATCCCACATGTATCAAAAGATAATGGAGAAACTCTATACCACTCCGAAAAAAACgtgaagtagaaattctctCAATGCATGTAGGATTGTGTTCAGATGTTTTCCAGCTTGACAACTCAGCATCAGTAACAAAATAATGCTGTTACAGATTATGAAACGCACCTCTTGCAATGATATGGATAAGATCCATGAATCACGTTCGAGGGTACAATCCTACATGCAGCAAAAAGGTAAGGGGAAACTCTATACCactctgaaaaagtgaagtagaaattctctCGATGCATGTAGGATTGTGTTCAGCTGTTTCCCAGCTTGACAACTCGGTATCAACAGCGAAATAATGCTGTTacaattcaataaatataagtttaattgtaggagaaggaggaggattgttttttaaataaaaaaagatctttcacataatttttttatttgataaagtatatattttttatctgtacaagcgttttttaagtaatttttcgaacaatgttcgTTAGTGGATTGTATTCCATGATACGGTCATGTATTATTAAGCAGTAGGCTGTTGTCGATGGGGGGACGTCGGTTCGACATTCAAATTCGATTCGCACGTCAACCGTAGCATTTTTTAACACTTCGTTTTGTCGGGAACAATCGAGAACGACGAGCGGACCGTATTGCAAGAAATCCGTGACATCGAGTAGCGCTTCACCGTTTCCatagtatgattcttggaattttgcATACATGTCATAGAGCAACGCGTATTTACCTTTCTCGAAATCGATATTTAGATCATCGTACGGATAGGTTTCCGAGTTCAAGTAAAGTCGAATATTTGTCAATGCGCAATGATCGAATCGTGTAGCCGTTTTCGTCAAGTTGTTCTTTCGATTGGTTTGCAAAGCGAATATCACGTATCGCGGTTTTTCCATTTGTAGAGCCGTTTTTATCGCCCATGTTATCGCCCTTCGTAGTTGTCTGTAGTAGAGGATATTCGTACAGATCCCACGATCGAAAGGTCATGTCGATCGGTCTGTCGCTGTCTAAAATCTGTAGCATGGACAGCTTATGTACTTCATCCAATGTGACGTGAggcattcgccattgaattttgtatagattcagaataggtttcgcgttgttggaaggactgtacaacgcattcgcgtcggtacgcgagcgaatcaaaattaattcgtgCCGAGCATTTATCACAATGCGTTTGTAGTCTTCGCAGAAGCCTAATAAAACACTCATAGGTACGCAAAAGTTGAAATATATTGCAGCCGTGGCCGTTGCAGTCTGCTTCTGTCCATCATCACCATACAGCCAACCAGCGTTGGACAATGCGCTGCTTCTCGTTCTAGACAGACTCACATAATTCTTCAAAGTTGTCGTCGCGCCAGGATTTCTGGATCGATCAATTTCCACTCCATTCAATTCATAGCGTATTTCCTCAAACATAAACGCAACAGTATTGTTCTCGAGAGTTGCCGTATCGATGTGGGATTCTCCTTCAACCGGTAATTCCAGTTTTCCTGGTAAACTAAGTTTTCCCTCAACGTATAGGAAGCTTTTACATGGGAGCGTGTATAGGTCTTGTTGTTGAATGGGTATCCTTATCTCATCGCTGTTTTCAAACGTTGTGTTAGCATACGGattgtatgtgtgcagctcaatcttcgttatacgattgtcgaagatcggcgcttcggagatgttcaaaatgtcatCAAACATGACTCACTTTTTAACAATGAAGCCCAAAGATTGTAGATACTTTGCGTTTTCCACAGTTAATTTCTTACGAATCGTCAACCTTTTTTCTGCGGTTAGTTTCTTGCTGTTGTTGCCGATGCTGTTGTTCAATGTATGGAATACCGTATTATGAATTAGCATTGCTCCGTCGCGCGTGTAGTCGCACCGTGATTTcttcacctcgaaaatcaatcaaACGTCCGGATTGATCAACTATGCGAATGGTTAAATCGTCAATTACTCGTGCAACGATCGGAAGGTAAATGACTCGCGCAGGCGTTTCCGACAATTTATACCCTGGTGGTACCTGAGGCGCGAACTCATGTATCGTGTGAACGAATTTACCAttgtcgtacgatccggtggttATGTTACATTCCACTCGTACGATATTCACGCTGATGATATTCACTGGTGTGTTCGATGTATGCCACACGTTTGGTGGTAAAACACGATCTATGGAAAATCCTAGGATGGATCCCACGTTGCCAGGCTTTGCAAAGTTTATTTGATACTTGCTTTTAATTTCGCTTTTCATGGTGTTGTTGTTCGCCCGTAAGACCAGCGGATATTCGATATCTGAGGTGGCAGTCTCATCAACATTTTTTGGGAGATATCGCGCGCATATTTCTCGCCTCAAGTACGCATTGGTTGCCTCCAATTCGTATGAACCGTCGGGGATGATGATCTCCTCATCTTTTTCACcgaagtagaatctattgtttccaatgttggcgctgatgttcggtatcgtataataagtttgcaaatcgaGCAATCCCAGCTCGTATTCACCATTGCTCAGATCTATGGGGGGAAAGTACTTTGATGATAGTatgctgcttcttcccgacaaCGTAAACGTAAATGACTTTTTCGCATACATCGTGTAGAGAGACTCTTTCCAGCGTTTTTATTCTCGGAGAAATTTCACACACAATTGACCACACACGCTGTCGTCGTAGTTTTGAAAACGTTCGTGGTTATATAAGATTGTCACGTTCACGCCGAAATAGCGAATCAACTCAATCGGCGGTCGAAGATTTCCAAAACTATCAAAGTATTTGACACGCGAGCCGTGTTTTATATAGGCGACCCAGTGCGTTCCCGGTCCACGACTATTATCTAGATTGACTATACCTCGCTCTTTTACCCACGCACGCAGCGGCAAATCGTCACGCATAAAAACTCCACGAAAATACGGTAATCCTTTACACATGACCATCAATTCGATATCTGTC
Proteins encoded:
- the LOC143219367 gene encoding uncharacterized protein LOC143219367, whose protein sequence is MSMLVKTMDEYHEWHRSYIESLQCCINYLSSATDELSGSMKSNLTSTMCRMKTLNVSLHKRISSPHTGRGLYDRGGARASTLRWENDESAFKNRISTGIVINVEHIDPKQFLQHAKRMVTGRVTEFLNVHSSLKASVTLEAEFMLHTNEVSVKSFSSRNVALFRTSNLRQWYQRDVVPTILTSLEEFQERDSGWALSKILHLIVNFSKYQPLQAGCATETYLPRTIQLKRAVVDVNNKDEACFFWAVVVGVYPAKAHPSRSSSYPHYKTVLQTEGFQSPMLFKDIRKFERKNDVSINVFEWVRKKCVTLHLTEKKRRRHVNLLFIQNAAKTHGHFACIRNLSRLVSSQLSKKKNHKHICDRSLQYFPTPERLNIHTIDCERMNDCALTLPTSEDKWLHFKNFVNKEQAPFIIYADLECLLLPEEQEGEDRAARVQYQQHHAFSIGYYIHCRYDESLCEYQVYREKAGCAAWFANRLYELSQKLQPIFDKTVSMNPLTEAEKLNFRTATHCHVCEKTFEENDIRFLNSSLDKLSSYLDKNKLRIVRGEFTHLSNDDFNLLTRKGVFPYDYLASYDKLNDTCLPPREAFYNRLNGSEISDVDYIHANTVWSRFTIQTLGEYSDLYLKLDVLLLADVFENFRDDCLENYKLDPAHYYTLPGFAWDVMLKMTKIELELFTDVDMFLFVERGIRGGLSQCSSKPSTYLMYFDVNNLYGWAMSQPLPHRDFRWVEDIDNFNVESIPIDSPVGYILEVDLEYPREIHDAHADLPFCPSHDAATSSSQRKLLIMKRTSCNDMDKIHESRSRVQSYMQQKGKGKLYTTLKK